Proteins from a single region of Chromobacterium sp. ATCC 53434:
- a CDS encoding PAS domain-containing sensor histidine kinase, translating to MVFTNDSEAVTTMVSSLKDQQQLAAAFEQFNVVSSQLIDAYRQLEVQVNVLNAQLDEANNQLRKQRDENAALAERLGLLLKVLPAGVVELGPEGRVIAENLAAESLLNGCYIGEMWSDLLSRLQRSELDDTYELEHADGISRLTLQYQELPASGGRIVLIHDVTRLHQLTGELAQQQKLASMGSMAAALAHQLRTPLASAMLYTANLKQDIPRPEDRARFVDKSLARMRALEGLIQNMLAYVRGQVSSLEMVEVAALLDDVCPALAPQCHDKGVFFDCNLPDISAITVLVDRKVLQGALINLLENALQFTPAGGRIGLAVVEQADGVVFRVDDSGPGVDAAAMDRIFEPFFTQRPGGTGLGLAIVKKVAEELGGDVRCYNKVTGGACFELRLPACPR from the coding sequence GTGGTTTTTACAAATGACAGTGAAGCGGTGACGACTATGGTTTCAAGCCTGAAGGATCAGCAGCAACTGGCGGCGGCATTCGAGCAATTCAATGTCGTGTCCAGTCAACTCATTGATGCGTATAGGCAACTTGAGGTCCAGGTCAATGTCTTGAACGCCCAGCTGGACGAGGCCAACAATCAGTTGCGAAAACAGCGCGACGAGAACGCGGCGCTGGCCGAGCGCCTGGGCCTGCTGCTCAAGGTTTTGCCGGCCGGGGTCGTGGAGTTGGGGCCGGAAGGACGGGTGATCGCCGAGAATCTGGCCGCCGAATCGTTGTTAAATGGCTGTTATATAGGTGAAATGTGGTCCGATTTGCTGAGCCGGCTGCAGCGTTCCGAGCTGGACGACACCTATGAACTGGAGCATGCGGACGGCATTAGCCGGCTGACGCTGCAGTATCAGGAGCTGCCAGCCTCCGGTGGCCGCATTGTGCTTATTCACGACGTGACCCGCTTGCACCAGCTGACCGGCGAACTGGCGCAGCAGCAGAAACTGGCGTCGATGGGCAGCATGGCGGCGGCGCTGGCCCATCAGCTGCGCACGCCGCTGGCCAGCGCGATGTTGTATACGGCCAACTTGAAGCAGGACATTCCCAGGCCGGAAGACCGGGCGCGTTTCGTCGACAAGAGTCTGGCGCGGATGCGGGCGCTGGAGGGGCTGATCCAGAACATGCTGGCTTATGTGCGCGGCCAGGTGTCCTCGCTGGAGATGGTGGAGGTGGCGGCCCTGCTGGATGACGTTTGTCCTGCGCTGGCGCCGCAATGCCATGACAAAGGTGTGTTTTTTGATTGCAATCTGCCGGATATTTCTGCCATAACGGTCTTGGTGGACCGCAAGGTTTTGCAGGGCGCGTTGATCAATTTGCTGGAGAACGCGCTGCAGTTCACGCCGGCCGGCGGCCGGATCGGACTGGCGGTCGTCGAACAGGCGGACGGGGTGGTGTTCCGGGTCGACGACAGCGGGCCCGGAGTGGACGCCGCCGCCATGGACCGGATTTTCGAACCGTTCTTCACTCAGCGCCCAGGCGGAACGGGGCTGGGGTTGGCGATCGTGAAGAAGGTGGCGGAGGAGCTGGGAGGCGATGTACGTTGTTACAACAAGGTGACGGGCGGCGCCTGCTTCGAGTTGCGATTGCCGGCGTGTCCGCGTTAG
- a CDS encoding STAS domain-containing protein has product MRPIVKVEGNVGKMILIGQFDFNLHRDFRQASQELLDNGTVQEIHVDFDQVPFLDSSALGMLLLLKERAAGQKKSMILVNCHEAVMQVFEIACFNKMFTIRSAG; this is encoded by the coding sequence ATGAGACCGATCGTGAAAGTCGAGGGGAATGTCGGGAAGATGATTCTGATTGGGCAGTTCGACTTCAACCTGCACCGGGATTTCCGCCAGGCCAGCCAGGAGCTGCTGGACAACGGGACTGTGCAGGAGATTCATGTCGACTTCGACCAGGTGCCTTTTCTGGACAGCTCGGCGCTGGGCATGCTGCTGTTGCTGAAGGAGCGCGCCGCGGGACAGAAAAAGTCGATGATTCTGGTGAACTGCCACGAGGCGGTGATGCAGGTATTCGAGATCGCCTGCTTCAACAAGATGTTCACCATCCGCTCGGCCGGCTGA
- a CDS encoding STAS domain-containing protein, with protein sequence MKPTIQFDGDIGIMMLIGPFDFNLHREFRQASQELLENEVVKDVRIDFEQVPSLDSSALGMLLLFRERLVGAKKTSLTLTNCKPEVKQAFEAVGLFREFNFQPI encoded by the coding sequence ATGAAACCGACTATCCAGTTTGACGGCGATATTGGAATCATGATGCTGATCGGCCCGTTCGATTTCAATTTGCACCGCGAGTTTCGCCAAGCCAGCCAGGAGTTGCTGGAAAACGAGGTGGTGAAGGATGTCCGCATCGATTTCGAGCAGGTGCCCTCGCTGGACAGTTCGGCGCTGGGCATGCTGCTGCTGTTCCGCGAGCGGCTGGTCGGCGCGAAGAAGACCTCGCTGACGCTGACCAACTGCAAGCCGGAGGTGAAACAGGCTTTCGAGGCCGTCGGCTTGTTCCGGGAGTTCAATTTCCAACCGATTTGA
- a CDS encoding response regulator, which yields MAKKILTVDDSASIRQMVSFTLKSAGYEVAEAVDGNAGLSKAQGMQFDLVLTDQNMPGMDGLTLIRSLRKQPSYNATPILMLTTESSDQMKALGRAAGATGWLVKPFDPQKLLDVVKRLVG from the coding sequence ATGGCTAAGAAAATCCTCACGGTGGACGATTCGGCGTCGATTCGTCAGATGGTCAGTTTTACCTTGAAGAGCGCCGGCTACGAGGTGGCCGAGGCGGTGGACGGCAATGCCGGCCTGAGCAAGGCGCAGGGGATGCAGTTCGATCTGGTGCTGACCGACCAGAACATGCCGGGCATGGACGGCCTGACGCTGATCCGTTCGCTGCGCAAGCAGCCGTCGTACAACGCCACTCCCATCCTGATGTTGACCACCGAGTCCAGCGACCAGATGAAGGCGCTGGGCCGCGCCGCCGGCGCCACCGGCTGGCTGGTCAAGCCATTCGACCCCCAGAAGCTGCTCGATGTCGTGAAGCGTCTGGTCGGCTGA
- a CDS encoding chemotaxis protein CheW, translating to MSQFHQVFFDEADEHLASMESLLLAMDVSCPESEDLHAIFRAAHSIKGGAATFGFSDMADLTHVLENLLDWVRKGSMALTAPMVDVFLQSKDVLLDMLSAHKGGGEADPAVAEEVKRRLIEIENGAAPAGGGGDAEPVAATEGEPDGDGRLWTLFIELMPVDGVDARKVFDALEVHGDLTVVQDGVAAEELPWVAVFTSALVASEVAESLAFMLAPGQYRISVDQGVEDSGAFGFFQPGDSAEAGRAAPVLEEDADGGFGLFEPLAPSGAAPSGGPDQDIEGDGFGLFAQAPGLAKSAEEPVKPAVSAQPAAAARQPDKAAAGAENSIRVNIEKVDLLLNLVGELVITQSMLMQSGSQLDPVEHERLLNGISALQRNSRELQEAVMSIRMTPIAFVFNRFPRVVRDLAGRLGKKVELKMVGENTELDKGFIEKLSDPLTHLVRNSLDHGIESPEERQGKGKSPTGRLTLRAFHQGGSIVIEVSDDGAGLNRDRILAKARERGMAVPDGISDPEVWGLIFEAGFSTAAEVTDVSGRGVGMDVVKRNIQDMGGRIEIDSMPDVGTTMSIRLPLTLAIMDGMSVRVGGEIYVLPLGFILESLQPARREIKTVAGRGEVVHIRGEYLPIVTLARYFGVTGAKSAADEGILVIVEASDARVALLVDDLIGQQQFVVKNLETNYRKVDGLSGATILGDGQVALILDISTIARASGGQRAAQQAAQQAAGVVE from the coding sequence ATGTCGCAGTTCCACCAGGTGTTCTTCGACGAGGCCGACGAGCATCTGGCAAGCATGGAGTCGCTGCTGCTGGCGATGGACGTGTCCTGTCCGGAGTCCGAGGACTTGCATGCGATATTCCGCGCCGCCCACTCGATCAAGGGCGGTGCCGCCACGTTCGGCTTCTCCGACATGGCCGATCTGACCCATGTGCTGGAAAACCTGCTCGACTGGGTGCGCAAGGGCAGCATGGCGCTGACCGCGCCGATGGTGGACGTGTTCCTGCAGTCCAAGGATGTGCTGCTGGACATGCTGTCGGCGCACAAGGGCGGCGGCGAGGCCGATCCCGCCGTGGCCGAGGAGGTGAAGCGGCGGCTGATCGAGATCGAGAACGGCGCCGCTCCGGCCGGCGGCGGCGGGGACGCCGAGCCGGTCGCGGCGACAGAGGGCGAACCGGACGGCGACGGCCGGCTGTGGACGCTGTTCATCGAGTTGATGCCGGTCGACGGCGTCGACGCGCGCAAGGTGTTCGACGCGCTGGAGGTCCATGGCGATCTGACCGTGGTGCAGGATGGCGTGGCCGCCGAGGAGTTGCCGTGGGTGGCGGTGTTCACCTCGGCGCTGGTGGCGTCCGAAGTGGCCGAGTCGCTGGCCTTCATGCTGGCGCCGGGACAATACCGCATCAGCGTCGACCAGGGCGTCGAGGACAGCGGCGCCTTCGGTTTTTTCCAGCCCGGCGACAGCGCCGAGGCCGGCCGCGCGGCGCCGGTCCTGGAGGAGGACGCCGATGGCGGCTTCGGCCTGTTCGAGCCGCTGGCGCCGTCCGGCGCCGCGCCATCGGGCGGCCCGGATCAGGATATAGAGGGGGACGGCTTCGGCCTGTTCGCCCAGGCGCCGGGCCTCGCCAAGTCCGCCGAGGAGCCGGTCAAGCCGGCGGTTTCCGCCCAGCCCGCCGCCGCGGCGCGCCAGCCGGACAAGGCGGCCGCCGGCGCCGAGAACTCAATCCGCGTCAATATCGAGAAAGTCGACCTGCTGTTGAACCTGGTCGGGGAATTGGTGATCACCCAGTCGATGCTGATGCAGTCCGGCAGCCAGCTCGATCCGGTGGAGCACGAGCGCCTGTTGAACGGCATCAGCGCCTTGCAGCGCAATTCGCGCGAACTGCAGGAGGCGGTGATGTCGATCCGGATGACGCCGATCGCCTTCGTGTTCAACCGTTTTCCGCGCGTGGTGCGCGATCTGGCCGGCCGGCTCGGCAAGAAGGTCGAGCTGAAGATGGTCGGCGAGAACACCGAGCTGGACAAGGGCTTCATCGAGAAGCTGTCCGATCCGCTGACCCACTTGGTGCGCAACAGCCTGGACCATGGCATCGAATCCCCCGAGGAGCGGCAGGGCAAGGGCAAGTCGCCGACCGGCAGGCTGACGCTGCGGGCCTTCCACCAGGGCGGCAGCATCGTGATCGAGGTCAGCGACGACGGCGCCGGCCTGAACCGCGACCGCATCCTGGCCAAGGCGCGCGAGCGCGGCATGGCGGTGCCGGACGGCATTTCCGATCCTGAGGTGTGGGGACTGATCTTCGAGGCGGGCTTTTCCACCGCGGCCGAGGTCACCGACGTGTCCGGCCGCGGCGTCGGCATGGACGTGGTCAAGCGCAACATCCAGGACATGGGCGGCCGCATCGAGATCGATTCGATGCCGGACGTCGGCACCACGATGAGCATAAGGCTGCCGTTGACGCTGGCCATCATGGACGGCATGTCGGTGCGGGTCGGCGGCGAGATCTACGTGCTGCCGCTGGGTTTCATCCTGGAGTCGCTGCAGCCGGCCCGGCGCGAGATCAAGACGGTGGCCGGCCGCGGCGAGGTGGTGCACATCCGCGGCGAATACCTGCCCATCGTCACGCTGGCGCGCTATTTCGGCGTGACGGGCGCCAAGTCGGCGGCCGACGAGGGCATCCTGGTCATCGTCGAGGCCTCCGACGCCCGGGTGGCGCTGCTGGTCGACGATCTGATCGGCCAGCAGCAGTTCGTCGTCAAGAATCTGGAGACCAATTACCGCAAGGTGGACGGCTTGTCCGGCGCCACGATACTGGGAGACGGCCAGGTGGCGCTGATCCTGGACATATCAACCATCGCCCGCGCCAGTGGCGGCCAGCGGGCCGCGCAGCAGGCCGCCCAGCAGGCGGCCGGAGTAGTCGAGTGA
- a CDS encoding chemotaxis protein CheW — translation MQGDNLNDVQARGAAARELLVFTLGSEEYGIDILKVQEIRGYDTVTRIANAPEFIKGVINLRGSIVPIVDLRLKFGLGEPQYNEFTVVIILNVSQRTVGIVVDGVSDVIQLDKDSMRAPPEFGASVDTAYIEGLGTVEEQMIIIVDIERLMSSDEMALTDVAARV, via the coding sequence ATGCAAGGCGACAACCTGAACGACGTGCAGGCGAGGGGCGCGGCTGCGCGCGAGTTGCTGGTGTTCACGCTGGGCAGCGAAGAGTACGGCATCGACATCCTGAAGGTGCAGGAAATCCGCGGCTACGACACGGTGACCCGCATCGCCAACGCGCCGGAGTTCATCAAGGGGGTGATCAATCTGCGCGGCAGCATCGTGCCGATTGTCGATTTGCGGCTGAAGTTCGGGCTGGGCGAGCCGCAGTACAACGAATTCACCGTGGTGATCATTCTCAACGTCAGCCAGCGGACGGTCGGTATCGTGGTGGACGGCGTGTCCGACGTGATCCAGCTGGACAAGGATTCGATGCGGGCGCCGCCGGAGTTCGGCGCCAGCGTCGACACCGCTTACATCGAGGGGCTGGGTACGGTGGAGGAGCAGATGATCATCATCGTCGATATCGAGCGGCTGATGAGCAGCGACGAGATGGCTTTGACCGATGTGGCAGCCCGGGTGTGA
- a CDS encoding methyl-accepting chemotaxis protein, whose protein sequence is MSEMKFRHQLALGFGLLAAAMAAVLFLAQSQQRRMQGAADDFVAGQAVQVGQLAQASRAQEAAGQLLGLLAALQSGNDLAQQRAKQPQMENALDAVTGRLNGLSAHVSSDGKPLLDAARNHDAALRNQLAGYRQLLAGGRVDEVHGFVAATLLPAAFKYQDAVNQYARFEGEQALKLTQAGFGGAGSAGGELWTAGGVLLALALSLLWLLARASERQFGGDPQVLAAVLRELADGEVRTEFRVREGDRGSPFALLRDVVERTLENLRVRSALDVCTTNVMIADAEHRVVYANRAVLDMFQQAEADIRRDLPQFSARGILGSSIDDFHRNPAYQRGLLQQVRSTHRSAIQVGGRTFSLVLTPIVDRQNRSLGAVVEWVDATGELEQKAAEEARLAEDRRAAAENARIRSALDVCTTNVMIADEDHRIIYTNQAVLEMFRQAEADIRRDIPRFSSSSLLGASIDDFHRNPTYQHGLLRQVRGTHRSAINVGGRTFGLILTPILGAKGDRLGDVVEWQDNTEMLRLQGEAEQRAEQERRLAAENARIRSALDVCTTNVMIADESHHIIYANQSVLRMFQRAEADIRRDIPRFSSSSLLGSKIDDFHQNPSYQHGVLQQVRETHRSTIGVGGRTFGLILSPIINAQGERLGAVVEWQDNTEALRQQSENEARAAEERRVAGENARIRSALDNCTTNVMIADNDRTIIYMNHSVTDMLRGVELDLRKELPNFDVRRLIGATIDDFHKNPAHQRELLANLRSTYRTEISVGGRIFALVANPVFDSDGGRLGSVVEWKDRTGEVQIEHEVAEIVRAASAGEFGKRIEVDGKQGFFKLLGDGVNQLLGVTSRGLGDIAGVLGALAKGDLTKTISADYEGLFGQLKTDSNATVERLKEIVANIKDSTDAINTAAKEIAAGNANLSGRTEQQAASLEETASSMEEITSTVKQNAENAKKANSLATGASDIAARGGKVVGDVVSTMNEINESAKKIVDIISVIDGIAFQTNILALNAAVEAARAGEQGRGFAVVASEVRNLAQRSAAAAKEIKSLIGNSVDKVESGSRLVDEAGRTMNEIVVSIRRVADIMSDISAASAEQSSGIEQVNLAVTQMDEGTQKNAALVEEAAAAAESLEEQARYLADAVAVFKLDEKLLHGKPPTHRGAPAVHAPAGHGAASALAQASRSGDHAGSYQIKPKAIEPIRPQGDSGDGAWEEF, encoded by the coding sequence ATGAGCGAGATGAAGTTCAGGCATCAGCTGGCCCTGGGGTTCGGGTTGCTGGCGGCGGCGATGGCGGCAGTCCTGTTCCTCGCGCAATCGCAGCAGCGCCGGATGCAGGGCGCCGCCGACGATTTTGTCGCCGGACAGGCGGTGCAGGTCGGCCAGCTGGCGCAGGCCAGCCGCGCCCAGGAAGCCGCCGGCCAGTTGCTGGGGCTGTTGGCCGCGCTGCAGAGCGGCAACGATCTGGCGCAGCAGCGGGCGAAGCAGCCGCAGATGGAGAACGCGCTGGACGCGGTGACCGGCCGCTTGAACGGCTTGTCGGCCCATGTGTCCAGCGACGGCAAGCCGCTGCTGGACGCCGCGCGCAATCACGACGCCGCGCTGCGCAATCAGCTGGCGGGCTATCGCCAGCTGCTGGCCGGCGGGCGCGTCGACGAAGTGCATGGTTTCGTCGCCGCGACGCTGCTGCCGGCGGCGTTCAAATACCAGGACGCCGTCAACCAGTACGCCCGCTTCGAGGGCGAGCAGGCATTGAAGCTGACGCAGGCCGGATTCGGCGGCGCCGGCTCGGCCGGCGGCGAGCTGTGGACGGCCGGCGGCGTGCTGCTGGCCTTGGCGTTGTCCTTGCTGTGGCTGCTGGCGCGCGCGTCCGAGCGACAGTTCGGTGGCGATCCGCAGGTGCTGGCGGCGGTGCTGCGCGAGCTGGCGGACGGCGAGGTGCGCACCGAGTTCCGCGTCCGCGAAGGCGACCGGGGCAGCCCGTTCGCGCTATTGCGCGACGTGGTGGAGCGCACGCTGGAAAATCTGAGGGTGCGCAGCGCGCTGGACGTGTGCACCACCAATGTGATGATCGCCGACGCCGAGCACCGGGTGGTGTACGCCAACCGGGCGGTGCTGGACATGTTCCAGCAGGCCGAGGCCGACATCCGCCGCGATCTGCCGCAGTTTTCCGCCAGGGGGATTCTGGGCAGCAGCATAGACGATTTCCACCGCAACCCGGCGTATCAGCGCGGCCTGTTGCAACAGGTGAGGAGCACCCACCGCAGCGCCATCCAGGTCGGCGGCCGCACGTTCAGCCTGGTGCTGACGCCCATCGTCGACCGGCAGAATCGCTCGCTGGGCGCGGTGGTCGAGTGGGTGGACGCCACCGGCGAGCTGGAGCAGAAGGCTGCCGAGGAGGCGAGGCTGGCCGAGGACAGGCGCGCGGCGGCGGAGAACGCGCGGATACGCAGCGCGCTGGACGTGTGCACCACCAATGTGATGATCGCCGACGAGGACCATCGCATCATCTACACCAACCAGGCGGTGCTGGAAATGTTCCGTCAGGCCGAGGCCGACATTCGCCGCGACATCCCGCGTTTTTCCTCGTCCAGCCTGCTGGGCGCCAGCATAGACGATTTCCATCGCAATCCGACCTACCAGCACGGCCTGCTGCGGCAGGTGCGCGGCACGCACCGCTCGGCCATCAATGTCGGCGGCCGCACCTTCGGCCTGATCCTGACGCCGATACTCGGCGCCAAGGGCGATCGGCTCGGCGACGTGGTCGAATGGCAGGACAATACCGAGATGCTGCGGCTGCAGGGCGAGGCGGAGCAGCGCGCCGAGCAGGAACGCCGGCTGGCGGCGGAGAACGCGCGGATACGCAGCGCGCTCGACGTGTGCACCACCAATGTGATGATCGCCGACGAAAGCCACCACATCATCTACGCCAACCAGTCGGTGCTGAGGATGTTCCAGCGCGCCGAGGCCGACATCCGCCGCGACATCCCGCGCTTTTCCTCGTCCAGTCTGCTGGGCAGCAAGATCGACGATTTCCACCAGAATCCGTCCTACCAGCACGGCGTGCTGCAGCAGGTCAGGGAAACCCACCGCTCGACGATAGGCGTGGGCGGCCGCACCTTCGGCCTGATCCTGTCGCCTATCATCAACGCCCAGGGCGAGCGGCTGGGGGCGGTGGTGGAGTGGCAGGACAATACCGAGGCGCTGCGGCAGCAGAGCGAAAACGAGGCCCGCGCGGCCGAGGAGCGCCGCGTCGCCGGCGAGAACGCGCGGATACGCAGCGCGCTGGACAATTGCACCACCAATGTGATGATCGCCGACAACGATCGCACCATCATTTATATGAACCACAGCGTCACCGACATGCTGCGCGGCGTGGAGCTGGACCTGCGCAAGGAACTGCCCAACTTCGACGTGCGCCGGCTGATCGGCGCAACCATAGACGACTTCCATAAGAACCCGGCGCATCAGCGCGAGCTGCTGGCGAACCTGCGCTCCACCTATCGTACCGAGATCTCGGTCGGCGGACGCATCTTCGCGCTGGTGGCCAATCCGGTGTTCGATTCCGACGGCGGCCGGCTGGGCTCGGTGGTGGAGTGGAAGGACCGCACCGGCGAGGTGCAGATCGAGCACGAGGTGGCCGAGATCGTCCGCGCCGCTTCCGCCGGCGAGTTCGGCAAGCGCATCGAGGTGGACGGCAAGCAGGGCTTCTTCAAGCTGCTCGGCGACGGCGTCAACCAGTTGCTGGGCGTGACCAGCCGGGGGCTGGGCGATATCGCCGGCGTGCTCGGCGCGCTGGCCAAGGGCGATTTGACCAAGACCATCAGCGCCGACTACGAAGGCCTGTTCGGCCAATTGAAGACCGACAGCAACGCCACGGTGGAGCGGCTGAAGGAGATCGTCGCCAATATCAAGGACTCCACCGACGCGATCAACACCGCGGCCAAGGAGATCGCCGCCGGCAACGCCAATCTGTCCGGCCGCACCGAGCAGCAGGCGGCCAGTCTGGAGGAGACGGCGTCCAGCATGGAGGAGATCACCAGCACGGTGAAGCAGAACGCCGAAAACGCCAAGAAGGCCAATTCGCTGGCCACCGGCGCGTCGGACATCGCCGCCCGCGGCGGCAAGGTGGTCGGCGATGTGGTGTCGACGATGAACGAGATCAACGAGAGCGCCAAGAAGATCGTCGACATCATCAGCGTGATCGACGGCATCGCCTTCCAGACCAATATCCTGGCGCTGAACGCCGCGGTGGAGGCGGCGCGCGCCGGTGAGCAGGGCCGGGGCTTCGCGGTGGTGGCCAGCGAGGTGCGCAATCTGGCGCAACGCTCGGCGGCGGCGGCCAAGGAGATCAAGTCGCTGATCGGCAACTCGGTGGACAAGGTGGAGTCGGGCAGCCGGCTGGTCGACGAGGCCGGCCGCACGATGAACGAGATCGTGGTGTCGATTCGCCGCGTCGCCGACATCATGAGCGATATCTCGGCGGCCTCGGCCGAGCAGAGCTCCGGCATCGAGCAGGTGAATCTGGCGGTGACCCAGATGGACGAGGGCACCCAGAAGAACGCGGCGCTGGTCGAGGAAGCCGCGGCCGCGGCCGAGTCGCTGGAGGAACAGGCCCGCTATCTGGCCGACGCGGTGGCCGTGTTCAAGCTGGACGAAAAGCTGCTGCACGGCAAGCCGCCGACGCACCGGGGCGCGCCGGCGGTCCACGCGCCGGCCGGCCATGGCGCGGCCAGCGCGCTGGCGCAGGCGTCCCGGAGCGGCGACCATGCCGGCAGCTACCAGATCAAGCCGAAGGCGATAGAGCCCATCCGTCCGCAGGGCGATTCCGGCGACGGGGCGTGGGAGGAGTTCTGA
- a CDS encoding protein-glutamate O-methyltransferase CheR, with amino-acid sequence MAEEAGLSFTKSDFKRVRDMLYQRVGISLNDSKTHMAYARLAKRVRSRGLRSFSDYLDLLQHGGEVEEWQNFINALTTNLTSFFRESHHFDLLRDHAGRHRRAGETFRVWSSASSTGEEPYSIAITLLEVWNEPGGGDFELAASDIDTNVLQHAARGVYGLERVEKVPAPLLRRYFDRGTGGNEGKVRLKAKVRNALSFFQFNLVAPVWPDIGVFDVIFCRNVLIYFDRATQAEILAKMETRLKPDGMLLLGHSENIMHLTDAFAACGRTAYRLARDGGGE; translated from the coding sequence ATGGCGGAAGAGGCGGGGCTCAGCTTCACCAAGAGCGATTTCAAGCGCGTCAGGGACATGTTGTACCAGCGGGTAGGCATATCGCTGAACGACTCCAAGACCCACATGGCCTACGCCAGGCTGGCCAAGCGGGTGCGTTCGCGCGGACTGCGCAGTTTTTCCGATTATCTGGATCTGCTGCAGCATGGCGGCGAGGTCGAGGAGTGGCAGAACTTCATCAATGCGCTGACCACCAATCTGACCTCCTTCTTCCGCGAGTCGCACCATTTCGACCTGCTGCGCGACCATGCCGGCCGGCATCGCCGCGCCGGCGAAACGTTCCGGGTATGGAGTTCCGCCTCCTCCACCGGCGAGGAGCCGTACTCGATCGCGATCACGTTGCTGGAGGTCTGGAACGAACCCGGCGGCGGCGATTTCGAACTGGCGGCGTCCGATATCGACACCAATGTGCTGCAGCACGCGGCGCGCGGCGTCTACGGCCTCGAGCGGGTCGAAAAAGTGCCGGCTCCGCTGCTGCGGCGTTATTTCGACCGCGGAACCGGCGGCAACGAGGGCAAGGTCAGGCTGAAGGCCAAGGTGCGCAACGCCTTGTCGTTCTTCCAGTTCAATCTGGTGGCGCCGGTCTGGCCCGACATCGGCGTGTTCGACGTGATCTTCTGCCGCAATGTGCTGATCTATTTCGATCGCGCCACCCAGGCGGAAATACTGGCCAAGATGGAAACGCGCCTGAAGCCTGACGGGATGCTGCTGCTCGGGCATTCGGAGAACATCATGCATTTGACCGACGCCTTCGCCGCCTGCGGCCGGACGGCCTACCGCCTGGCCCGCGACGGCGGCGGGGAGTAG
- a CDS encoding chemotaxis response regulator protein-glutamate methylesterase: MAEQRKIRVVVVDDSALIRNLLTTIVNEAPDMEVVATASDPLIARERIRETSPDVVTLDVEMPRMDGLEFLRRLMRLKPTPVLMISSLTETGSETALAALEIGAVDFVHKPSEDVSRRMQEYADEIRDKLRMAAAARLRQPQRFRQPPPAGRVVVSAGWRRNAMVFVGASTGGTEAIKDFLSGMPADGPPILIVQHMPEHFTFTFAARLDKLCPMRVKEAEDGEPVRAGVAYIAPGHSHMRVRPGSAGAYLIALDQGEPVNRHRPAVDPLFDSAADHLGKDAIGVILTGMGRDGAEGMLRMRNAGALTFGQDEASCVVYGMPREAFRLGAVMHVHPLGRLAAKVVECLQSQAERVGP; this comes from the coding sequence ATGGCGGAGCAGAGGAAGATCCGGGTGGTGGTGGTCGACGATTCGGCGCTGATACGCAATCTGCTGACCACCATCGTCAACGAGGCGCCGGACATGGAGGTGGTGGCGACCGCCTCCGATCCGCTGATCGCCCGCGAGCGCATACGCGAGACCAGCCCGGACGTGGTGACGCTGGATGTCGAGATGCCGCGGATGGACGGCCTGGAATTTCTGCGCCGGTTGATGAGGCTGAAACCGACCCCGGTGCTGATGATCTCGTCGCTGACCGAGACCGGTTCCGAGACCGCGCTGGCGGCGCTGGAGATCGGCGCGGTCGATTTCGTGCACAAGCCCAGCGAGGACGTGTCGCGGCGCATGCAGGAATATGCCGACGAGATCCGCGACAAGCTGAGAATGGCGGCGGCGGCCCGACTGCGCCAGCCGCAGCGTTTCCGCCAGCCGCCACCGGCCGGGCGCGTCGTCGTCAGCGCGGGCTGGCGGCGCAACGCGATGGTGTTCGTCGGCGCCTCCACCGGCGGCACCGAGGCGATCAAGGACTTCCTGTCCGGCATGCCGGCCGACGGCCCGCCTATCCTGATCGTCCAGCACATGCCGGAGCATTTCACCTTCACCTTCGCCGCGCGGCTGGACAAGCTGTGTCCGATGCGGGTGAAGGAGGCGGAAGACGGCGAGCCGGTCCGGGCCGGGGTCGCCTATATCGCGCCGGGGCATTCGCATATGCGGGTCAGGCCGGGAAGCGCCGGCGCCTATCTGATCGCGCTGGACCAGGGAGAGCCGGTCAACCGCCATCGCCCGGCGGTGGACCCCTTGTTCGACTCCGCCGCCGACCATCTGGGCAAGGACGCCATCGGCGTGATCCTGACCGGAATGGGACGGGACGGCGCCGAGGGCATGCTGAGGATGCGCAATGCCGGGGCGCTGACCTTTGGCCAGGACGAGGCCAGCTGCGTGGTGTACGGCATGCCTCGCGAGGCGTTCCGGCTGGGCGCGGTGATGCATGTCCATCCGCTGGGCAGATTGGCGGCCAAGGTGGTCGAATGCCTGCAGAGCCAGGCGGAAAGGGTGGGCCCATGA